A genome region from Pseudorca crassidens isolate mPseCra1 chromosome 20, mPseCra1.hap1, whole genome shotgun sequence includes the following:
- the FLT3LG gene encoding fms-related tyrosine kinase 3 ligand isoform X7 — translation MIVLAPAWSPTTSLLLLLLLLSPRLRGAPDCSFPHSPISSTFTSTIGKLSDYLLQDYPVTVASNLQDDELCGAFWRLVLAQRWMGRLKTVAGSQMGKLLEAVNTEIHFVTSCAFQDTSQQLVALKPWITRRNFSRCLELQCQPDSSTLLPPRSPGALGATSLPAPQAPLLLLLLLLLLPVALLLLAAAWCLHWRRKRQRMPYPGERRRTLRPRERSHLPEDTESELGGSQLETGAFLGHIAPVTVSPGWRQRQHPAAAPASPSPLCTKPLSPGNCI, via the exons ATGATAGTGCTGGCGCCAGCCTGGAGCCCAACT ACCtcgctgctgctgctactgctgctgctcaGCCCCCGCCTCCGCGGGGCCCCGgactgctccttcccccacaGCCCCATCTCCTCCACCTTCACCAGCACCATCGGCAAGCTG TCTGACTACCTGCTTCAAGATTACCCAGTCACTGTTGCCTCCAACCTGCAGGAC GACGAGCTCTGTGGGGCTTTCTGGCGTCTGGTCCTGGCCCAGCGCTGGATGGGACGGCTCAAGACTGTGGCTGGgtcccagatggggaaactgcTGGAGGCTGTCAACACCGAGATACACTTCGTCACCTCATGTGCCTTCCAG GACACTTCCCAGCAGCTGGTGGCCTTGAAGCCCTGGATCACGCGGCGGAATTTCTCCAGGTGCCTGGAGCTGCAGTGTCAGCCGG ACTCCTCCACCCTGCTGCCCCCAAGGAGTCCTGGGGCCTTGGGGGCCACATCCCTGCCGGCCCCGCAGGCCCCTCTTCTGCTTCTcttgctgctgctcctgctgcccgtGGCCCTCCTGCTGCTGGCCGCTGCCTGGTGCCTGCACTGGCGAAGGAAGAGACAGAGGATGCCTTACCCTGGGGAGCGG aggaggacactgaggcccagagagaggagtCACCTGCCCGAGGACACAGAGTCGGAACTTGGAGGAAGTCAGCTAGAAACTGGTGCTTTCCTTGGCCACATTGCTCCTGTCACTGTCTCCCCAGGATGGAggcaacgccagcacccagcagCAGCCCCGGCCTCACCCTCCCCACTCTGTACAAAGCCCTTGTCCCCAGGAAATTGTATATAA
- the FLT3LG gene encoding fms-related tyrosine kinase 3 ligand isoform X4, which produces MIVLAPAWSPTTSLLLLLLLLSPRLRGAPDCSFPHSPISSTFTSTIGKLSDYLLQDYPVTVASNLQDDELCGAFWRLVLAQRWMGRLKTVAGSQMGKLLEAVNTEIHFVTSCAFQPLPSCLRFVQANISHLLQDTSQQLVALKPWITRRNFSRCLELQCQPGKDSSTLLPPRSPGALGATSLPAPQAPLLLLLLLLLLPVALLLLAAAWCLHWRRKRQRMPYPGERRRTLRPRERSHLPEDTESELGGSQLETGAFLGHIAPVTVSPGWRQRQHPAAAPASPSPLCTKPLSPGNCI; this is translated from the exons ATGATAGTGCTGGCGCCAGCCTGGAGCCCAACT ACCtcgctgctgctgctactgctgctgctcaGCCCCCGCCTCCGCGGGGCCCCGgactgctccttcccccacaGCCCCATCTCCTCCACCTTCACCAGCACCATCGGCAAGCTG TCTGACTACCTGCTTCAAGATTACCCAGTCACTGTTGCCTCCAACCTGCAGGAC GACGAGCTCTGTGGGGCTTTCTGGCGTCTGGTCCTGGCCCAGCGCTGGATGGGACGGCTCAAGACTGTGGCTGGgtcccagatggggaaactgcTGGAGGCTGTCAACACCGAGATACACTTCGTCACCTCATGTGCCTTCCAG cccctccccagctgtCTTCGCTTCGTCCAGGCCAACATCTCCCACCTCCTGCAGGACACTTCCCAGCAGCTGGTGGCCTTGAAGCCCTGGATCACGCGGCGGAATTTCTCCAGGTGCCTGGAGCTGCAGTGTCAGCCGGGTAAAG ACTCCTCCACCCTGCTGCCCCCAAGGAGTCCTGGGGCCTTGGGGGCCACATCCCTGCCGGCCCCGCAGGCCCCTCTTCTGCTTCTcttgctgctgctcctgctgcccgtGGCCCTCCTGCTGCTGGCCGCTGCCTGGTGCCTGCACTGGCGAAGGAAGAGACAGAGGATGCCTTACCCTGGGGAGCGG aggaggacactgaggcccagagagaggagtCACCTGCCCGAGGACACAGAGTCGGAACTTGGAGGAAGTCAGCTAGAAACTGGTGCTTTCCTTGGCCACATTGCTCCTGTCACTGTCTCCCCAGGATGGAggcaacgccagcacccagcagCAGCCCCGGCCTCACCCTCCCCACTCTGTACAAAGCCCTTGTCCCCAGGAAATTGTATATAA
- the FLT3LG gene encoding fms-related tyrosine kinase 3 ligand isoform X5 — protein MIVLAPAWSPTTSLLLLLLLLSPRLRGAPDCSFPHSPISSTFTSTIGKLSDYLLQDYPVTVASNLQDDELCGAFWRLVLAQRWMGRLKTVAGSQMGKLLEAVNTEIHFVTSCAFQPLPSCLRFVQANISHLLQDTSQQLVALKPWITRRNFSRCLELQCQPDSSTLLPPRSPGALGATSLPAPQAPLLLLLLLLLLPVALLLLAAAWCLHWRRKRQRMPYPGERRRTLRPRERSHLPEDTESELGGSQLETGAFLGHIAPVTVSPGWRQRQHPAAAPASPSPLCTKPLSPGNCI, from the exons ATGATAGTGCTGGCGCCAGCCTGGAGCCCAACT ACCtcgctgctgctgctactgctgctgctcaGCCCCCGCCTCCGCGGGGCCCCGgactgctccttcccccacaGCCCCATCTCCTCCACCTTCACCAGCACCATCGGCAAGCTG TCTGACTACCTGCTTCAAGATTACCCAGTCACTGTTGCCTCCAACCTGCAGGAC GACGAGCTCTGTGGGGCTTTCTGGCGTCTGGTCCTGGCCCAGCGCTGGATGGGACGGCTCAAGACTGTGGCTGGgtcccagatggggaaactgcTGGAGGCTGTCAACACCGAGATACACTTCGTCACCTCATGTGCCTTCCAG cccctccccagctgtCTTCGCTTCGTCCAGGCCAACATCTCCCACCTCCTGCAGGACACTTCCCAGCAGCTGGTGGCCTTGAAGCCCTGGATCACGCGGCGGAATTTCTCCAGGTGCCTGGAGCTGCAGTGTCAGCCGG ACTCCTCCACCCTGCTGCCCCCAAGGAGTCCTGGGGCCTTGGGGGCCACATCCCTGCCGGCCCCGCAGGCCCCTCTTCTGCTTCTcttgctgctgctcctgctgcccgtGGCCCTCCTGCTGCTGGCCGCTGCCTGGTGCCTGCACTGGCGAAGGAAGAGACAGAGGATGCCTTACCCTGGGGAGCGG aggaggacactgaggcccagagagaggagtCACCTGCCCGAGGACACAGAGTCGGAACTTGGAGGAAGTCAGCTAGAAACTGGTGCTTTCCTTGGCCACATTGCTCCTGTCACTGTCTCCCCAGGATGGAggcaacgccagcacccagcagCAGCCCCGGCCTCACCCTCCCCACTCTGTACAAAGCCCTTGTCCCCAGGAAATTGTATATAA
- the FLT3LG gene encoding fms-related tyrosine kinase 3 ligand isoform X9, giving the protein MIVLAPAWSPTTSLLLLLLLLSPRLRGAPDCSFPHSPISSTFTSTIGKLSDYLLQDYPVTVASNLQDDELCGAFWRLVLAQRWMGRLKTVAGSQMGKLLEAVNTEIHFVTSCAFQPLPSCLRFVQANISHLLQDTSQQLVALKPWITRRNFSRCLELQCQPGKDSSTLLPPRSPGALGATSLPAPQAPLLLLLLLLLLPVALLLLAAAWCLHWRRKRQRMPYPGERGGIQESTSQERAASWSRQRGPPLQSPPGVKKVRGI; this is encoded by the exons ATGATAGTGCTGGCGCCAGCCTGGAGCCCAACT ACCtcgctgctgctgctactgctgctgctcaGCCCCCGCCTCCGCGGGGCCCCGgactgctccttcccccacaGCCCCATCTCCTCCACCTTCACCAGCACCATCGGCAAGCTG TCTGACTACCTGCTTCAAGATTACCCAGTCACTGTTGCCTCCAACCTGCAGGAC GACGAGCTCTGTGGGGCTTTCTGGCGTCTGGTCCTGGCCCAGCGCTGGATGGGACGGCTCAAGACTGTGGCTGGgtcccagatggggaaactgcTGGAGGCTGTCAACACCGAGATACACTTCGTCACCTCATGTGCCTTCCAG cccctccccagctgtCTTCGCTTCGTCCAGGCCAACATCTCCCACCTCCTGCAGGACACTTCCCAGCAGCTGGTGGCCTTGAAGCCCTGGATCACGCGGCGGAATTTCTCCAGGTGCCTGGAGCTGCAGTGTCAGCCGGGTAAAG ACTCCTCCACCCTGCTGCCCCCAAGGAGTCCTGGGGCCTTGGGGGCCACATCCCTGCCGGCCCCGCAGGCCCCTCTTCTGCTTCTcttgctgctgctcctgctgcccgtGGCCCTCCTGCTGCTGGCCGCTGCCTGGTGCCTGCACTGGCGAAGGAAGAGACAGAGGATGCCTTACCCTGGGGAGCGG GGAGGTATACAGGAGTCTACAAGCCAGGAGAGAGCGGCCTCCTGGAGCAGGCAGAGGGGACCACCTCTGCAAAGCCCTCCTGGTGTGAAAAAGGTCAGAGGGATCTAA
- the FLT3LG gene encoding fms-related tyrosine kinase 3 ligand isoform X10, whose product MIVLAPAWSPTTSLLLLLLLLSPRLRGAPDCSFPHSPISSTFTSTIGKLSDYLLQDYPVTVASNLQDDELCGAFWRLVLAQRWMGRLKTVAGSQMGKLLEAVNTEIHFVTSCAFQDTSQQLVALKPWITRRNFSRCLELQCQPEEDTEAQREESPARGHRVGTWRKSARNWCFPWPHCSCHCLPRMEATPAPSSSPGLTLPTLYKALVPRKLYINHPFLPVLARPVCGWDRVSGWGSLGLGLGFSVNAVFHSIPIL is encoded by the exons ATGATAGTGCTGGCGCCAGCCTGGAGCCCAACT ACCtcgctgctgctgctactgctgctgctcaGCCCCCGCCTCCGCGGGGCCCCGgactgctccttcccccacaGCCCCATCTCCTCCACCTTCACCAGCACCATCGGCAAGCTG TCTGACTACCTGCTTCAAGATTACCCAGTCACTGTTGCCTCCAACCTGCAGGAC GACGAGCTCTGTGGGGCTTTCTGGCGTCTGGTCCTGGCCCAGCGCTGGATGGGACGGCTCAAGACTGTGGCTGGgtcccagatggggaaactgcTGGAGGCTGTCAACACCGAGATACACTTCGTCACCTCATGTGCCTTCCAG GACACTTCCCAGCAGCTGGTGGCCTTGAAGCCCTGGATCACGCGGCGGAATTTCTCCAGGTGCCTGGAGCTGCAGTGTCAGCCGG aggaggacactgaggcccagagagaggagtCACCTGCCCGAGGACACAGAGTCGGAACTTGGAGGAAGTCAGCTAGAAACTGGTGCTTTCCTTGGCCACATTGCTCCTGTCACTGTCTCCCCAGGATGGAggcaacgccagcacccagcagCAGCCCCGGCCTCACCCTCCCCACTCTGTACAAAGCCCTTGTCCCCAGGAAATTGTATATAAATCATCCTTTTCTACCAGTTCTGGCCAGGCCTGTCTGTGGATGGGACAGGGTGAGTGGATGGGGCAGTTTGGGTTTGGGTCTTGGTTTTTCAGTTAATGCAGTGTTTCATTCAATACCTATTCTCTGA
- the FLT3LG gene encoding fms-related tyrosine kinase 3 ligand isoform X3, protein MIVLAPAWSPTTSLLLLLLLLSPRLRGAPDCSFPHSPISSTFTSTIGKLSDYLLQDYPVTVASNLQDDELCGAFWRLVLAQRWMGRLKTVAGSQMGKLLEAVNTEIHFVTSCAFQPLPSCLRFVQANISHLLQDTSQQLVALKPWITRRNFSRLLHPAAPKESWGLGGHIPAGPAGPSSASLAAAPAARGPPAAGRCLVPALAKEETEDALPWGAGRYTGVYKPGESGLLEQAEGTTSAKPSWCEKGQRDLTRNIWRQWLTCRVPQCLRSCAGASYRLSHLIEKLVPLLSPFHRGGNQGPERGGH, encoded by the exons ATGATAGTGCTGGCGCCAGCCTGGAGCCCAACT ACCtcgctgctgctgctactgctgctgctcaGCCCCCGCCTCCGCGGGGCCCCGgactgctccttcccccacaGCCCCATCTCCTCCACCTTCACCAGCACCATCGGCAAGCTG TCTGACTACCTGCTTCAAGATTACCCAGTCACTGTTGCCTCCAACCTGCAGGAC GACGAGCTCTGTGGGGCTTTCTGGCGTCTGGTCCTGGCCCAGCGCTGGATGGGACGGCTCAAGACTGTGGCTGGgtcccagatggggaaactgcTGGAGGCTGTCAACACCGAGATACACTTCGTCACCTCATGTGCCTTCCAG cccctccccagctgtCTTCGCTTCGTCCAGGCCAACATCTCCCACCTCCTGCAGGACACTTCCCAGCAGCTGGTGGCCTTGAAGCCCTGGATCACGCGGCGGAATTTCTCCAG ACTCCTCCACCCTGCTGCCCCCAAGGAGTCCTGGGGCCTTGGGGGCCACATCCCTGCCGGCCCCGCAGGCCCCTCTTCTGCTTCTcttgctgctgctcctgctgcccgtGGCCCTCCTGCTGCTGGCCGCTGCCTGGTGCCTGCACTGGCGAAGGAAGAGACAGAGGATGCCTTACCCTGGGGAGCGG GGAGGTATACAGGAGTCTACAAGCCAGGAGAGAGCGGCCTCCTGGAGCAGGCAGAGGGGACCACCTCTGCAAAGCCCTCCTGGTGTGAAAAAGGTCAGAGGGATCTAACAAGAAACATCTGGCGTCAATGGCTCACATGTAGAGTGCCTCAGTGTCTCAGGTCTTGCGCTGGAGCTTCCTACAGATTAAGTCACTTAATTGAGAAGCTGGtgccattattatccccatttcacagaggcggaaaccaaggcccagagag aggaggacactga
- the FLT3LG gene encoding fms-related tyrosine kinase 3 ligand isoform X8 produces MIVLAPAWSPTTSLLLLLLLLSPRLRGAPDCSFPHSPISSTFTSTIGKLSDYLLQDYPVTVASNLQDDELCGAFWRLVLAQRWMGRLKTVAGSQMGKLLEAVNTEIHFVTSCAFQPLPSCLRFVQANISHLLQDTSQQLVALKPWITRRNFSRCLELQCQPEEDTEAQREESPARGHRVGTWRKSARNWCFPWPHCSCHCLPRMEATPAPSSSPGLTLPTLYKALVPRKLYINHPFLPVLARPVCGWDRVSGWGSLGLGLGFSVNAVFHSIPIL; encoded by the exons ATGATAGTGCTGGCGCCAGCCTGGAGCCCAACT ACCtcgctgctgctgctactgctgctgctcaGCCCCCGCCTCCGCGGGGCCCCGgactgctccttcccccacaGCCCCATCTCCTCCACCTTCACCAGCACCATCGGCAAGCTG TCTGACTACCTGCTTCAAGATTACCCAGTCACTGTTGCCTCCAACCTGCAGGAC GACGAGCTCTGTGGGGCTTTCTGGCGTCTGGTCCTGGCCCAGCGCTGGATGGGACGGCTCAAGACTGTGGCTGGgtcccagatggggaaactgcTGGAGGCTGTCAACACCGAGATACACTTCGTCACCTCATGTGCCTTCCAG cccctccccagctgtCTTCGCTTCGTCCAGGCCAACATCTCCCACCTCCTGCAGGACACTTCCCAGCAGCTGGTGGCCTTGAAGCCCTGGATCACGCGGCGGAATTTCTCCAGGTGCCTGGAGCTGCAGTGTCAGCCGG aggaggacactgaggcccagagagaggagtCACCTGCCCGAGGACACAGAGTCGGAACTTGGAGGAAGTCAGCTAGAAACTGGTGCTTTCCTTGGCCACATTGCTCCTGTCACTGTCTCCCCAGGATGGAggcaacgccagcacccagcagCAGCCCCGGCCTCACCCTCCCCACTCTGTACAAAGCCCTTGTCCCCAGGAAATTGTATATAAATCATCCTTTTCTACCAGTTCTGGCCAGGCCTGTCTGTGGATGGGACAGGGTGAGTGGATGGGGCAGTTTGGGTTTGGGTCTTGGTTTTTCAGTTAATGCAGTGTTTCATTCAATACCTATTCTCTGA
- the FLT3LG gene encoding fms-related tyrosine kinase 3 ligand isoform X6, whose amino-acid sequence MIVLAPAWSPTTSLLLLLLLLSPRLRGAPDCSFPHSPISSTFTSTIGKLSDYLLQDYPVTVASNLQDDELCGAFWRLVLAQRWMGRLKTVAGSQMGKLLEAVNTEIHFVTSCAFQDTSQQLVALKPWITRRNFSRCLELQCQPGKDSSTLLPPRSPGALGATSLPAPQAPLLLLLLLLLLPVALLLLAAAWCLHWRRKRQRMPYPGERRRTLRPRERSHLPEDTESELGGSQLETGAFLGHIAPVTVSPGWRQRQHPAAAPASPSPLCTKPLSPGNCI is encoded by the exons ATGATAGTGCTGGCGCCAGCCTGGAGCCCAACT ACCtcgctgctgctgctactgctgctgctcaGCCCCCGCCTCCGCGGGGCCCCGgactgctccttcccccacaGCCCCATCTCCTCCACCTTCACCAGCACCATCGGCAAGCTG TCTGACTACCTGCTTCAAGATTACCCAGTCACTGTTGCCTCCAACCTGCAGGAC GACGAGCTCTGTGGGGCTTTCTGGCGTCTGGTCCTGGCCCAGCGCTGGATGGGACGGCTCAAGACTGTGGCTGGgtcccagatggggaaactgcTGGAGGCTGTCAACACCGAGATACACTTCGTCACCTCATGTGCCTTCCAG GACACTTCCCAGCAGCTGGTGGCCTTGAAGCCCTGGATCACGCGGCGGAATTTCTCCAGGTGCCTGGAGCTGCAGTGTCAGCCGGGTAAAG ACTCCTCCACCCTGCTGCCCCCAAGGAGTCCTGGGGCCTTGGGGGCCACATCCCTGCCGGCCCCGCAGGCCCCTCTTCTGCTTCTcttgctgctgctcctgctgcccgtGGCCCTCCTGCTGCTGGCCGCTGCCTGGTGCCTGCACTGGCGAAGGAAGAGACAGAGGATGCCTTACCCTGGGGAGCGG aggaggacactgaggcccagagagaggagtCACCTGCCCGAGGACACAGAGTCGGAACTTGGAGGAAGTCAGCTAGAAACTGGTGCTTTCCTTGGCCACATTGCTCCTGTCACTGTCTCCCCAGGATGGAggcaacgccagcacccagcagCAGCCCCGGCCTCACCCTCCCCACTCTGTACAAAGCCCTTGTCCCCAGGAAATTGTATATAA
- the FLT3LG gene encoding fms-related tyrosine kinase 3 ligand isoform X13 produces the protein MIVLAPAWSPTTSLLLLLLLLSPRLRGAPDCSFPHSPISSTFTSTIGKLSDYLLQDYPVTVASNLQDDELCGAFWRLVLAQRWMGRLKTVAGSQMGKLLEAVNTEIHFVTSCAFQPLPSCLRFVQANISHLLQDTSQQLVALKPWITRRNFSRCLELQCQPDLISK, from the exons ATGATAGTGCTGGCGCCAGCCTGGAGCCCAACT ACCtcgctgctgctgctactgctgctgctcaGCCCCCGCCTCCGCGGGGCCCCGgactgctccttcccccacaGCCCCATCTCCTCCACCTTCACCAGCACCATCGGCAAGCTG TCTGACTACCTGCTTCAAGATTACCCAGTCACTGTTGCCTCCAACCTGCAGGAC GACGAGCTCTGTGGGGCTTTCTGGCGTCTGGTCCTGGCCCAGCGCTGGATGGGACGGCTCAAGACTGTGGCTGGgtcccagatggggaaactgcTGGAGGCTGTCAACACCGAGATACACTTCGTCACCTCATGTGCCTTCCAG cccctccccagctgtCTTCGCTTCGTCCAGGCCAACATCTCCCACCTCCTGCAGGACACTTCCCAGCAGCTGGTGGCCTTGAAGCCCTGGATCACGCGGCGGAATTTCTCCAGGTGCCTGGAGCTGCAGTGTCAGCCGG ACCTGATCTCCAAATAA
- the FLT3LG gene encoding fms-related tyrosine kinase 3 ligand isoform X11 has translation MGRLKTVAGSQMGKLLEAVNTEIHFVTSCAFQPLPSCLRFVQANISHLLQDTSQQLVALKPWITRRNFSRLLHPAAPKESWGLGGHIPAGPAGPSSASLAAAPAARGPPAAGRCLVPALAKEETEDALPWGAEEDTEAQREESPARGHRVGTWRKSARNWCFPWPHCSCHCLPRMEATPAPSSSPGLTLPTLYKALVPRKLYINHPFLPVLARPVCGWDRVSGWGSLGLGLGFSVNAVFHSIPIL, from the exons ATGGGACGGCTCAAGACTGTGGCTGGgtcccagatggggaaactgcTGGAGGCTGTCAACACCGAGATACACTTCGTCACCTCATGTGCCTTCCAG cccctccccagctgtCTTCGCTTCGTCCAGGCCAACATCTCCCACCTCCTGCAGGACACTTCCCAGCAGCTGGTGGCCTTGAAGCCCTGGATCACGCGGCGGAATTTCTCCAG ACTCCTCCACCCTGCTGCCCCCAAGGAGTCCTGGGGCCTTGGGGGCCACATCCCTGCCGGCCCCGCAGGCCCCTCTTCTGCTTCTcttgctgctgctcctgctgcccgtGGCCCTCCTGCTGCTGGCCGCTGCCTGGTGCCTGCACTGGCGAAGGAAGAGACAGAGGATGCCTTACCCTGGGGAGCGG aggaggacactgaggcccagagagaggagtCACCTGCCCGAGGACACAGAGTCGGAACTTGGAGGAAGTCAGCTAGAAACTGGTGCTTTCCTTGGCCACATTGCTCCTGTCACTGTCTCCCCAGGATGGAggcaacgccagcacccagcagCAGCCCCGGCCTCACCCTCCCCACTCTGTACAAAGCCCTTGTCCCCAGGAAATTGTATATAAATCATCCTTTTCTACCAGTTCTGGCCAGGCCTGTCTGTGGATGGGACAGGGTGAGTGGATGGGGCAGTTTGGGTTTGGGTCTTGGTTTTTCAGTTAATGCAGTGTTTCATTCAATACCTATTCTCTGA
- the FLT3LG gene encoding fms-related tyrosine kinase 3 ligand isoform X2, giving the protein MIVLAPAWSPTTSLLLLLLLLSPRLRGAPDCSFPHSPISSTFTSTIGKLSDYLLQDYPVTVASNLQDDELCGAFWRLVLAQRWMGRLKTVAGSQMGKLLEAVNTEIHFVTSCAFQDTSQQLVALKPWITRRNFSRLLHPAAPKESWGLGGHIPAGPAGPSSASLAAAPAARGPPAAGRCLVPALAKEETEDALPWGAEEDTEAQREESPARGHRVGTWRKSARNWCFPWPHCSCHCLPRMEATPAPSSSPGLTLPTLYKALVPRKLYINHPFLPVLARPVCGWDRVSGWGSLGLGLGFSVNAVFHSIPIL; this is encoded by the exons ATGATAGTGCTGGCGCCAGCCTGGAGCCCAACT ACCtcgctgctgctgctactgctgctgctcaGCCCCCGCCTCCGCGGGGCCCCGgactgctccttcccccacaGCCCCATCTCCTCCACCTTCACCAGCACCATCGGCAAGCTG TCTGACTACCTGCTTCAAGATTACCCAGTCACTGTTGCCTCCAACCTGCAGGAC GACGAGCTCTGTGGGGCTTTCTGGCGTCTGGTCCTGGCCCAGCGCTGGATGGGACGGCTCAAGACTGTGGCTGGgtcccagatggggaaactgcTGGAGGCTGTCAACACCGAGATACACTTCGTCACCTCATGTGCCTTCCAG GACACTTCCCAGCAGCTGGTGGCCTTGAAGCCCTGGATCACGCGGCGGAATTTCTCCAG ACTCCTCCACCCTGCTGCCCCCAAGGAGTCCTGGGGCCTTGGGGGCCACATCCCTGCCGGCCCCGCAGGCCCCTCTTCTGCTTCTcttgctgctgctcctgctgcccgtGGCCCTCCTGCTGCTGGCCGCTGCCTGGTGCCTGCACTGGCGAAGGAAGAGACAGAGGATGCCTTACCCTGGGGAGCGG aggaggacactgaggcccagagagaggagtCACCTGCCCGAGGACACAGAGTCGGAACTTGGAGGAAGTCAGCTAGAAACTGGTGCTTTCCTTGGCCACATTGCTCCTGTCACTGTCTCCCCAGGATGGAggcaacgccagcacccagcagCAGCCCCGGCCTCACCCTCCCCACTCTGTACAAAGCCCTTGTCCCCAGGAAATTGTATATAAATCATCCTTTTCTACCAGTTCTGGCCAGGCCTGTCTGTGGATGGGACAGGGTGAGTGGATGGGGCAGTTTGGGTTTGGGTCTTGGTTTTTCAGTTAATGCAGTGTTTCATTCAATACCTATTCTCTGA
- the FLT3LG gene encoding fms-related tyrosine kinase 3 ligand isoform X1 codes for MIVLAPAWSPTTSLLLLLLLLSPRLRGAPDCSFPHSPISSTFTSTIGKLSDYLLQDYPVTVASNLQDDELCGAFWRLVLAQRWMGRLKTVAGSQMGKLLEAVNTEIHFVTSCAFQPLPSCLRFVQANISHLLQDTSQQLVALKPWITRRNFSRLLHPAAPKESWGLGGHIPAGPAGPSSASLAAAPAARGPPAAGRCLVPALAKEETEDALPWGAEEDTEAQREESPARGHRVGTWRKSARNWCFPWPHCSCHCLPRMEATPAPSSSPGLTLPTLYKALVPRKLYINHPFLPVLARPVCGWDRVSGWGSLGLGLGFSVNAVFHSIPIL; via the exons ATGATAGTGCTGGCGCCAGCCTGGAGCCCAACT ACCtcgctgctgctgctactgctgctgctcaGCCCCCGCCTCCGCGGGGCCCCGgactgctccttcccccacaGCCCCATCTCCTCCACCTTCACCAGCACCATCGGCAAGCTG TCTGACTACCTGCTTCAAGATTACCCAGTCACTGTTGCCTCCAACCTGCAGGAC GACGAGCTCTGTGGGGCTTTCTGGCGTCTGGTCCTGGCCCAGCGCTGGATGGGACGGCTCAAGACTGTGGCTGGgtcccagatggggaaactgcTGGAGGCTGTCAACACCGAGATACACTTCGTCACCTCATGTGCCTTCCAG cccctccccagctgtCTTCGCTTCGTCCAGGCCAACATCTCCCACCTCCTGCAGGACACTTCCCAGCAGCTGGTGGCCTTGAAGCCCTGGATCACGCGGCGGAATTTCTCCAG ACTCCTCCACCCTGCTGCCCCCAAGGAGTCCTGGGGCCTTGGGGGCCACATCCCTGCCGGCCCCGCAGGCCCCTCTTCTGCTTCTcttgctgctgctcctgctgcccgtGGCCCTCCTGCTGCTGGCCGCTGCCTGGTGCCTGCACTGGCGAAGGAAGAGACAGAGGATGCCTTACCCTGGGGAGCGG aggaggacactgaggcccagagagaggagtCACCTGCCCGAGGACACAGAGTCGGAACTTGGAGGAAGTCAGCTAGAAACTGGTGCTTTCCTTGGCCACATTGCTCCTGTCACTGTCTCCCCAGGATGGAggcaacgccagcacccagcagCAGCCCCGGCCTCACCCTCCCCACTCTGTACAAAGCCCTTGTCCCCAGGAAATTGTATATAAATCATCCTTTTCTACCAGTTCTGGCCAGGCCTGTCTGTGGATGGGACAGGGTGAGTGGATGGGGCAGTTTGGGTTTGGGTCTTGGTTTTTCAGTTAATGCAGTGTTTCATTCAATACCTATTCTCTGA